A single window of Dermacentor albipictus isolate Rhodes 1998 colony chromosome 1, USDA_Dalb.pri_finalv2, whole genome shotgun sequence DNA harbors:
- the LOC139055311 gene encoding uncharacterized protein — translation MSPPLLLVLAFASAVLVSSALANQYAWGADPLAGDASQLDEVVPEPGAEDPANKTVIWPSDSRWCQCVGNECGCCFNMSAPRFGIKNKACSNLTYYPDQYALGFSISIDDSVVLNRTVSGRDPPPICWPEQIAQLCVRFYNMTYHRAEVDGCVRLEGVVAHEVIVSYNVGCYVLDNDAVTTRIAGLRRLLLDAIRRRRRPDLWPAGVNEIDDSRER, via the exons ATGTCACCGCCGCTGCTACTCGTCCTGGCCTTCGCGTCGGCCGTTCTCGTGAGTTCGGCGCTGGCGAATCAGTACG CTTGGGGAGCAGACCCGCTCGCCGGCGACGCGTCGCAGTTAGACGAAGTGGTACCCGAGCCGGGCGCAGAGGATCCGGCGAACAAGACGGTGATCTGGCCCAGCGACAGCCGCTGGTGCCAGTGCGTCGGCAACGAGTGCGGCTGCTGCTTCAACATGTCAGCACCACGCTTCGGCATCAAGAACAAAG CCTGCAGCAACCTGACGTACTACCCCGACCAGTACGCCTTGGGCTTCAGCATCTCCATCGATGACAGCGTTGTCCTCAACCGAACCGTGTCAG GCCGCGATCCGCCGCCCATCTGCTGGCCCGAGCAGATCGCGCAGCTGTGCGTCCGCTTCTACAACATGACCTACCACCGAGCTGAGGTGGACGGCTGCGTGAGGCTCGAGGGCGTCGTCGCACACGAGGTCATCGTCAGCTACAACGTGGGCTGCTATGTGCTCGACAACGATGCCGTCACGACGCGCATCGCGGGGCTTCGCAGGTTGCTCCTCGACGCGATCCGCCGCCGTAGGCGCCCGGACCTCTGGCCAGCGGGCGTCAACGAAATCGACGACAGCAGGGAGAGATGA